The Kosakonia sacchari SP1 genome includes a window with the following:
- a CDS encoding FdhF/YdeP family oxidoreductase — protein sequence MKFKTAIKPYHAAAGGLGSLEATTRFVIDSKNALKNMRNLLRMNKARGFDCPGCAWGDDNKSTFSFCENGAKAVTWEATRRQIDATFFAQHSVTALNRQSDYFLEYQGRLTEPLRYNPQTDHYEPVSWNDALAMIGEHIKAMDNPNQLELYTSGRASNESSWLYQLFGRMVGTNNFPDCSNMCHEASGAGLKRSIGVGKGTIHLADFDQADAIFVFGQNPGTNHPRMLHSLRHAADRGARIVTFNTLRERGLERFADPQKPLEVVTPMAGTISSAYYQPNLGGDMAAVRGMAKALLETQRQRLANGEASIFDDAFIAQHTHGIEDWFAQIDATDWQTIEQQSGLKQQQLREAAAIWQNAKRVICTWAMGITQHKHSLNTVREITNLQLLGGHLGKPGAGLCPVRGHSNVQGNRTMGIDEKPPVALLDSLARHFNFEPPREHGHHTVEAISAMLRDEVKVLLALGGNLAAAAPDTPRTCEALRRCGLTVYISTKLNRSHLMPGKQSLILPTLGRTEEDMQASGRQFVTVEDSFSMVHASEGIGKPLAATQRSETAIVAGIAHATLGSEKVDWLALAGDYNLIRDHIAATIPGFNNFNARCEEPGGFWLGNAAADLRFNTPSGKAEFSAAALPLSVCPETQSPFVLQTLRSHDQYNTTIYGLDDRYRGVYGQRDVLFMHPDDIRSLGLNDGDRVDIETQSTDGVQRRVEAFRLVAYDIPRGNLAAYYPETNPLVPLTRFGDGTGTPTSKSIPVIISPAKTRETLRIA from the coding sequence ATGAAATTCAAAACCGCTATTAAACCTTACCACGCTGCTGCCGGTGGTCTGGGCTCGCTGGAAGCGACAACGCGCTTCGTTATTGACAGTAAAAACGCGCTGAAAAATATGCGCAACCTGTTGCGCATGAACAAAGCGCGCGGCTTCGACTGCCCCGGCTGCGCCTGGGGTGATGACAATAAAAGCACTTTCAGTTTTTGTGAAAACGGCGCAAAAGCCGTGACCTGGGAGGCCACGCGCCGCCAGATTGACGCCACTTTTTTTGCGCAACACAGCGTGACAGCGCTTAACCGCCAGAGCGACTATTTTCTTGAATACCAGGGCCGGCTGACCGAACCGCTGCGTTACAACCCGCAAACCGATCACTACGAACCGGTTTCCTGGAATGACGCACTGGCTATGATTGGCGAGCATATTAAGGCGATGGATAACCCCAATCAGCTCGAACTGTATACGTCCGGTCGTGCCAGCAATGAATCGTCCTGGCTTTATCAACTGTTTGGCCGCATGGTCGGCACCAATAACTTCCCGGACTGCTCCAATATGTGCCACGAAGCGAGCGGCGCGGGGCTGAAACGCAGTATCGGCGTGGGTAAAGGCACCATTCACCTCGCTGATTTTGATCAAGCGGACGCGATTTTTGTCTTCGGGCAAAACCCCGGCACCAACCACCCGCGTATGCTGCATAGCCTGCGGCACGCCGCCGATCGCGGGGCGCGCATTGTCACCTTTAATACCCTGCGTGAACGCGGCCTTGAGCGGTTTGCCGATCCACAAAAACCGCTGGAGGTGGTCACGCCGATGGCGGGCACAATTAGCTCCGCTTATTATCAGCCCAATCTCGGCGGTGATATGGCGGCGGTGCGCGGGATGGCGAAAGCGTTGCTGGAAACGCAGCGCCAGCGGCTGGCTAACGGCGAGGCGAGTATTTTTGACGATGCCTTTATTGCGCAGCACACCCACGGCATTGAGGACTGGTTTGCGCAAATCGATGCCACCGACTGGCAGACCATTGAACAGCAATCTGGTCTGAAACAGCAGCAATTACGCGAGGCGGCAGCCATCTGGCAGAACGCAAAACGCGTGATTTGTACCTGGGCAATGGGCATTACCCAGCACAAGCACTCGCTGAACACGGTACGGGAAATCACTAACCTGCAACTGCTTGGCGGCCACCTGGGCAAACCGGGCGCGGGGCTGTGCCCGGTGCGCGGACACAGCAATGTGCAGGGCAACCGCACGATGGGGATCGATGAAAAACCGCCGGTCGCCCTGCTCGACAGCCTTGCCCGTCATTTCAACTTCGAACCACCGCGCGAGCACGGGCATCATACGGTGGAGGCCATTTCGGCGATGCTGCGTGATGAAGTGAAAGTGCTACTTGCCCTCGGTGGCAATCTGGCCGCCGCCGCGCCGGATACGCCACGCACCTGTGAAGCGCTGCGCCGTTGCGGGCTGACGGTCTACATCAGCACCAAACTGAACCGCAGCCATTTGATGCCGGGTAAACAGTCGCTGATCCTGCCGACGCTTGGCCGTACCGAAGAAGATATGCAGGCAAGCGGGCGTCAGTTCGTGACCGTGGAAGACTCCTTCAGCATGGTGCATGCCTCGGAAGGTATCGGCAAACCGCTGGCGGCGACACAGCGTTCGGAAACGGCGATTGTCGCTGGCATCGCCCATGCCACGCTGGGCAGTGAAAAGGTCGACTGGCTGGCGCTGGCGGGTGATTACAACCTGATCCGCGATCATATTGCCGCCACTATTCCGGGCTTTAACAACTTTAATGCCCGCTGTGAAGAGCCCGGCGGGTTCTGGCTGGGGAATGCTGCCGCAGATTTACGGTTTAATACGCCTTCCGGCAAAGCGGAATTCAGCGCAGCCGCCCTGCCGCTGTCAGTCTGTCCGGAAACGCAATCGCCGTTTGTGTTGCAGACATTACGCTCACATGATCAGTACAACACCACCATTTACGGGCTTGATGACCGCTACCGTGGGGTTTATGGGCAGCGCGACGTGCTGTTTATGCACCCCGACGATATTCGTTCGCTCGGGCTGAATGATGGTGACCGGGTGGATATTGAAACCCAGTCAACAGATGGTGTGCAGCGCCGCGTTGAGGCTTTTCGCCTTGTCGCTTATGACATCCCGCGCGGCAACCTGGCGGCCTATTATCCGGAAACCAACCCATTGGTTCCGCTGACGCGTTTTGGCGACGGCACCGGTACGCCAACCTCGAAATCCATTCCTGTTATCATCTCGCCAGCTAAAACACGCGAAACGCTGCGTATTGCCTGA
- a CDS encoding M23 family metallopeptidase, with amino-acid sequence MIISPPFVRPRNAAESDLSWVSRMMPVDINRDFPLNRHASWHGGVHVLHTDRREEGYDRIEFVRAIADGEVVSFRSPSSTAKRDTFPLNYDGRTDDGYVLLKHQTDIGENCHVEYYSLYMHLMDRLDPAIRDGARVWRKERIGQSGMVSETNAFHFQVFCDNENMLKLTGRTTAELDITRDGRTDTVYGDIHFYLPPGTHFYESVSDAASPDTNRLNAVHTSTEPLFVSMTFEKGDCTMLTRRQNATTAALFDTVGEPLVNTDANHLDDSRNSSGKYEYNLYRTACRLYPQNPSAGFELLRFGRVISAEYETLTPADAPLWRTVSFPGGTGMVNLASADIKKFSDADFPHWTGWRMVDDDTDSNSQCHSPLIAGLQESGHFSDLSSHLICHFPLEWNAATFDQRYAWLRTGTGDVPAISEEDYEQLKSHASALCFDTGEPGTGRLWHFHPVAFITHFRKCCWLSRSELKQFVPLNVIRMARRNSYLWEPIVYRDPTGSMADSIHIHLNKGMQKYLINTPLRIACFLGNAIQETQWLSQREEVGSRQLWYYPWHGRGLLQLTSPGNYFDYFSFCGRGYSNDIKNRLSAEYNRLYANRNIRQIDNHLTDTENDIPDSIRMWRNNVSSNDYDVVSSAGFYWASAYMAYHSDAEHELERCSVNTNSRIKIYYRSPAFWKASASVNLPGRINTLYSTALNGFTDRCCIYGSAISVLTEQKFPDSNGNVIVEKPESNQLRKG; translated from the coding sequence ATGATAATCAGCCCGCCATTTGTCCGTCCCCGGAACGCCGCAGAAAGTGACCTGTCATGGGTCAGCAGAATGATGCCCGTGGATATAAACCGGGATTTCCCCCTCAACAGACACGCATCATGGCACGGTGGGGTGCATGTTCTCCACACTGACCGCCGAGAGGAAGGCTACGACCGCATTGAGTTCGTCCGCGCCATTGCAGACGGGGAAGTGGTTTCTTTTCGCTCGCCGTCTTCCACAGCTAAACGCGATACTTTCCCGCTGAATTATGATGGCAGAACCGATGACGGCTATGTGCTGCTGAAACATCAGACCGATATCGGTGAAAACTGTCATGTCGAGTATTACTCACTGTACATGCATCTCATGGACCGACTGGACCCGGCAATCAGGGACGGAGCAAGAGTCTGGCGCAAGGAGCGCATCGGGCAGAGTGGTATGGTTAGCGAAACCAATGCCTTTCATTTTCAGGTGTTCTGTGACAACGAAAACATGCTGAAGCTGACCGGACGCACAACGGCCGAACTCGATATCACCCGGGACGGACGAACGGACACGGTTTACGGCGATATCCATTTTTATCTGCCTCCCGGCACACACTTTTACGAATCTGTATCTGACGCTGCCTCACCGGATACGAACCGCCTTAATGCCGTTCATACCAGTACCGAACCGCTGTTTGTCAGTATGACCTTCGAAAAAGGCGACTGCACGATGCTCACCCGCAGGCAGAACGCCACCACGGCTGCATTGTTCGACACGGTGGGGGAACCGCTGGTGAATACAGATGCTAATCATCTTGATGACAGCCGGAATTCATCGGGAAAGTATGAATACAATCTGTACCGGACAGCCTGCCGTCTGTACCCGCAGAACCCGTCTGCCGGGTTTGAACTGCTCCGCTTCGGCCGGGTCATCAGCGCAGAATATGAAACCCTGACACCTGCTGATGCCCCGCTGTGGCGTACCGTCAGCTTCCCCGGCGGAACGGGTATGGTCAATCTGGCCTCCGCTGATATCAAAAAATTCAGCGATGCCGATTTCCCGCACTGGACGGGCTGGCGGATGGTGGACGATGACACGGATAGTAACAGCCAGTGTCATTCCCCCCTTATCGCCGGATTGCAGGAAAGCGGGCATTTCAGCGACCTGAGCAGCCATCTGATCTGTCATTTTCCGCTGGAATGGAATGCCGCCACCTTTGACCAGCGCTATGCCTGGCTCAGAACCGGTACCGGTGATGTCCCGGCCATATCTGAGGAGGACTATGAACAGCTGAAAAGTCATGCCTCCGCGCTGTGTTTTGACACGGGTGAGCCTGGCACCGGCAGACTGTGGCATTTCCATCCGGTGGCCTTCATCACCCATTTCCGCAAGTGCTGCTGGCTCAGCAGGTCAGAGCTGAAACAGTTTGTTCCCCTGAACGTGATAAGAATGGCTCGTCGTAATAGTTATCTCTGGGAACCCATAGTCTATAGAGATCCGACTGGGAGTATGGCTGATAGTATTCATATTCACCTGAATAAGGGAATGCAAAAGTATCTGATTAATACACCTCTGCGTATTGCCTGCTTTCTTGGGAATGCCATACAGGAAACACAGTGGTTATCCCAAAGAGAAGAGGTTGGAAGCCGACAACTCTGGTATTATCCGTGGCATGGACGTGGGTTATTGCAACTAACTAGTCCAGGTAACTACTTTGACTACTTTAGTTTTTGTGGCCGCGGATACTCTAATGATATAAAAAACAGGTTATCTGCAGAATACAATCGCCTGTATGCAAACAGGAATATCAGACAAATAGATAATCATCTCACAGATACAGAGAATGATATTCCTGACAGTATCAGGATGTGGCGAAATAACGTCAGCAGTAACGATTATGACGTCGTTAGCAGTGCCGGTTTTTATTGGGCTTCGGCTTATATGGCTTATCATTCAGATGCAGAACATGAGCTTGAAAGATGTAGCGTAAATACAAACTCCAGAATAAAAATATACTACCGTAGCCCTGCCTTCTGGAAGGCCAGCGCTTCAGTTAATCTACCTGGAAGAATAAACACTCTATACTCAACTGCCCTCAATGGATTCACTGATCGCTGCTGCATATACGGCAGTGCTATTTCAGTACTCACTGAGCAAAAATTCCCAGACAGCAATGGCAATGTAATAGTCGAAAAACCTGAATCAAACCAGTTAAGGAAAGGGTGA
- a CDS encoding LysR substrate-binding domain-containing protein: MEKNGLFSQRIRLRHLHTFVAVAQQGTLGRAAETLNLSQPALSKTLNELEQLTGKRLFERGRMGAQLTLVGEQFLTHAVRVLDAVNIAGQSLSHKTELKNDLIRIGALPTAALGILPAVIGQLHKQQPDITIQVATANNPMILAGLKSGELDLGIGRMSDPDLMSGLSYELLFLESLKLVVRPRHPLLQTTVTLSKVLEWPVVVLPEGTVPRQNTEDLLASQNCTLPSGCLETLSASLSRQLTVEYDYVWFVPSGAVKDDLRLGSLVALPIAPPGIGDPIGIITRVDSPLPPAAHALIAAIRKTMPG, translated from the coding sequence ATGGAAAAAAACGGTCTGTTTTCACAGCGCATTCGTCTGCGCCATTTGCATACTTTCGTAGCCGTCGCTCAACAAGGAACTTTGGGGCGCGCGGCTGAAACCCTTAACTTAAGTCAGCCTGCGCTGTCGAAAACCCTCAACGAACTCGAGCAACTCACCGGTAAGCGCCTGTTTGAACGTGGTCGCATGGGCGCGCAACTCACCCTGGTGGGCGAACAATTTCTTACCCACGCCGTTCGCGTACTGGACGCGGTGAACATTGCCGGGCAGTCACTAAGCCACAAAACCGAACTCAAAAACGACCTGATCCGCATTGGTGCGCTACCCACCGCCGCGCTGGGGATCTTACCGGCGGTCATTGGTCAACTGCATAAACAGCAGCCGGATATCACCATTCAGGTTGCCACTGCCAATAATCCGATGATCCTCGCCGGGCTGAAATCCGGTGAACTGGATCTAGGCATTGGTCGCATGTCCGACCCGGATTTGATGAGCGGCCTGAGTTATGAACTGCTGTTTCTCGAGTCGCTAAAACTGGTGGTACGCCCGCGACATCCGTTGCTGCAAACCACGGTCACGCTAAGCAAAGTGCTGGAATGGCCGGTGGTGGTCTTACCGGAAGGTACCGTGCCACGGCAAAACACCGAAGATCTGCTCGCCAGTCAGAACTGCACGCTGCCGTCTGGTTGCCTGGAGACGCTTTCCGCCTCGCTGTCGCGCCAGCTTACTGTTGAATATGACTACGTGTGGTTTGTCCCTTCCGGCGCGGTAAAAGATGATTTGCGGCTGGGCTCTCTGGTCGCGCTGCCCATTGCGCCGCCCGGTATCGGCGATCCGATTGGCATCATCACCCGCGTGGATAGCCCCCTGCCACCCGCCGCTCACGCGCTGATTGCGGCGATTCGCAAAACGATGCCGGGTTGA
- the hglS gene encoding 2-oxoadipate dioxygenase/decarboxylase HglS → MAYSITADEIREQFSQAMSAMYQQEVPQYGTLLELVADVNLAVLENNPRLHEQLANADELARLNVERHGAIRVGTAEELSTLRRMFAIMGMFPVSYYDLSQAGVPVHSTAFRPIEDAALARNPFRIFTSLLRLDLIGNEALRNKAAAILTKRDIFTPACRQLIELHELNGGFTPQQAKAFVEEALETFRWHRHATVDAQTYQALHGEHRLIADVVCFPGCHINHLTPRTLDIDRVQALMPEYGIEPKILIEGPPRRDVPILLRQTSFKALDEPVLFNGEHQGTHTARFGEIEQRGVALTQKGRALYDQLLTSAGTGKDNLTHQLHLQEVFKAFPDSEMLLRKQGLAWFRYRLTPTGEAHRQAIRPGDDPQPLIERGWVVAQPITYEDFLPVSAAGIFQSNLGNETQARSHGNASQAQFESALGCPVFDEFTLYAEAEARSKRRCGLL, encoded by the coding sequence ATGGCGTACAGCATCACGGCTGATGAGATTCGGGAACAATTTTCACAGGCGATGTCAGCCATGTACCAGCAGGAAGTTCCGCAATACGGCACGCTGCTGGAGCTGGTAGCGGATGTGAATCTGGCGGTGCTGGAGAACAACCCGCGTCTGCATGAACAACTGGCCAACGCCGATGAATTAGCGCGGCTCAATGTCGAGCGTCACGGCGCCATCAGGGTCGGGACGGCGGAGGAGCTTTCTACTTTGCGGCGTATGTTTGCCATTATGGGGATGTTCCCGGTCAGCTATTACGATCTCTCGCAGGCGGGCGTTCCGGTGCACTCCACCGCCTTTCGCCCGATCGAAGACGCGGCGCTGGCGCGTAACCCGTTCCGTATTTTTACCTCGCTGCTGCGCCTGGATCTTATCGGGAACGAAGCCCTGCGCAATAAAGCCGCCGCCATTCTGACAAAGCGTGACATTTTCACCCCAGCTTGCCGCCAGCTAATTGAGCTGCATGAACTGAATGGCGGTTTTACCCCGCAGCAAGCTAAAGCCTTTGTTGAGGAAGCGCTGGAAACGTTCCGCTGGCACCGCCATGCCACGGTGGATGCGCAAACCTATCAGGCGTTGCATGGTGAGCACCGCCTGATTGCCGATGTGGTCTGTTTCCCTGGCTGCCATATCAATCACTTAACGCCACGCACGCTGGATATTGACCGCGTTCAGGCGCTGATGCCGGAGTACGGCATTGAACCGAAAATCCTGATTGAAGGGCCCCCGCGTCGCGATGTGCCGATTTTGCTGCGCCAGACCAGTTTCAAAGCGCTGGATGAACCGGTGCTGTTTAACGGCGAGCATCAGGGCACGCATACCGCGCGTTTTGGCGAAATCGAACAGCGCGGCGTCGCGTTAACCCAGAAAGGGCGCGCACTCTATGATCAACTGTTGACTAGCGCCGGAACCGGCAAAGATAACCTGACGCATCAGTTGCATTTACAGGAGGTGTTTAAAGCCTTCCCGGACAGCGAAATGCTGCTGCGTAAGCAGGGGCTGGCGTGGTTCCGTTACCGTTTGACGCCAACGGGCGAAGCGCACCGCCAGGCGATTCGCCCCGGCGACGATCCACAACCGCTGATCGAGCGCGGCTGGGTAGTGGCACAGCCCATCACTTATGAGGATTTTCTGCCGGTCAGCGCGGCGGGGATCTTCCAGTCTAACCTCGGCAACGAAACGCAGGCGCGCAGCCACGGCAACGCCAGCCAGGCGCAGTTTGAATCCGCGCTGGGTTGCCCGGTGTTTGATGAATTTACACTCTATGCGGAAGCCGAAGCGCGCAGCAAACGGCGTTGCGGTCTGCTGTAA
- a CDS encoding carboxylesterase/lipase family protein produces MENPLTPLAHTRQGSVLGCSEDTFHVWRGIPFAAPPTGELRWRAPQPPQPWQGVRMADAFSAASWQNSEYCQQLGGGDPGRFAEDCLYLNIWSPASRTKPLPVMVWLHGGGFTIGSGGLPPYDGKALAARGVVLVTINYRLGHLGFFAHPALEEEAGERVYNFGLLDQIAALRWVQENIAAFGGDADNVTLFGESAGARSVMALMASPLAKGLFHKSIIQSSYTLPDTPREAALAKGEAIAAHFGLEKASAEQLRALPAEAFWPLEAPLKIAPAPIAGDCVLPEPMLDTFFAGRQHPMPVIIGSNSDEASVMAEFGVDLAGQIEKMRREQRLGLGLIRLLYPGVKGDAELGRQVCRDMAFTTLGLVMMQAQQRVGQPCWRYWFDYVAEAAHDTYINGAWHGNEVPYVFDNLMLSEPSCSYVNPRDLAFAAHIADYWVRFAAQTGRHTEALPGPVNWLACVRGRDRLLRIGLNKHAGFRMVNRFMRARLSFFRRVMRHHVKLD; encoded by the coding sequence ATGGAAAATCCATTAACGCCGCTGGCACACACCCGCCAGGGTAGTGTGCTGGGATGCAGTGAGGATACCTTTCATGTCTGGCGCGGTATTCCGTTTGCCGCGCCACCCACCGGTGAATTGCGCTGGCGCGCGCCACAACCGCCGCAACCCTGGCAGGGCGTGCGCATGGCTGACGCCTTTTCCGCCGCCAGCTGGCAAAACAGTGAGTATTGTCAGCAGCTCGGCGGCGGTGATCCGGGACGTTTCGCCGAAGATTGTCTCTATCTGAATATCTGGTCACCGGCTTCGCGGACAAAACCGCTGCCGGTGATGGTCTGGCTGCACGGCGGCGGGTTTACTATCGGCTCCGGCGGGTTGCCGCCGTATGACGGAAAAGCGCTTGCGGCGCGCGGTGTGGTGCTGGTGACGATCAATTATCGGCTGGGGCACCTTGGTTTTTTCGCCCATCCGGCGCTGGAAGAGGAAGCGGGTGAGCGCGTTTACAACTTCGGCTTGCTTGATCAGATAGCCGCGCTGCGTTGGGTGCAGGAAAATATCGCCGCGTTTGGCGGAGACGCTGACAACGTGACGCTGTTTGGCGAATCGGCGGGTGCGCGCAGTGTGATGGCGCTGATGGCCTCGCCGCTGGCAAAAGGGTTGTTCCATAAAAGTATTATTCAGAGCAGTTATACCTTACCGGATACGCCGCGCGAGGCCGCGCTGGCAAAAGGTGAGGCGATTGCCGCGCATTTTGGGTTGGAAAAAGCCAGCGCCGAACAGTTGCGCGCTCTGCCGGCTGAGGCGTTCTGGCCGCTGGAAGCGCCATTGAAAATTGCGCCTGCACCCATCGCGGGTGATTGCGTGTTACCGGAACCGATGCTCGATACCTTTTTCGCCGGTCGGCAACATCCGATGCCGGTCATTATCGGGTCGAACAGTGATGAAGCCAGCGTGATGGCCGAGTTTGGCGTCGATCTCGCCGGGCAAATCGAAAAGATGCGCCGCGAACAGCGGCTCGGACTGGGGCTGATCCGCCTGCTTTATCCGGGAGTGAAAGGGGATGCGGAACTGGGTCGCCAGGTGTGCCGCGATATGGCCTTTACCACGCTAGGTCTGGTGATGATGCAGGCCCAGCAGCGTGTCGGGCAACCCTGCTGGCGTTACTGGTTTGATTATGTCGCCGAAGCGGCGCACGACACCTATATCAACGGCGCGTGGCACGGTAACGAAGTGCCATATGTATTCGACAATCTTATGCTTTCGGAACCATCCTGCAGTTATGTCAATCCACGCGATCTCGCCTTTGCCGCGCACATTGCCGATTACTGGGTGCGGTTTGCCGCCCAGACCGGGCGCCATACAGAAGCGTTACCTGGCCCGGTCAACTGGCTGGCTTGCGTACGCGGGCGCGACCGGTTGTTACGTATCGGATTGAATAAACATGCAGGATTTCGCATGGTTAACCGCTTTATGCGTGCGAGACTGAGCTTCTTTCGCCGGGTTATGCGCCACCATGTGAAGCTCGATTAG
- a CDS encoding LysR family transcriptional regulator, with product MSPRSLPLNAIDAFLVTARHLNLTHAAKELCLTQGAVSRKIAALENWFGFPLFERHARGLHLSPQGSALLPELRGAYEQLVTVAFQARSQQTVVRLKAPTCAIRWLVPRLVNLEQRYPELQVALTTTTDHTINFKTEPYDAAIVFGTQLSAGDLLFEEALTPVISHALAQRHALEAATLLHPTRDKTDWSLWLARQNAFQPAMSKNQHFDTMDLAITAAIQGLGMAIADETLVAEDIEAGRLLRPFSQSVRTGASYRLVLRETENKAAGLAAFREGLLAANRASHGGA from the coding sequence ATGTCGCCCCGATCTTTGCCGCTGAATGCCATCGACGCTTTTCTGGTCACCGCCCGCCACCTGAATCTGACGCATGCGGCAAAAGAGTTGTGCCTGACGCAGGGTGCGGTCAGCCGTAAAATCGCCGCGCTGGAAAACTGGTTCGGCTTTCCGCTGTTTGAACGCCACGCGCGCGGTTTACACCTGTCACCGCAAGGCAGCGCCCTGTTGCCGGAGTTGCGCGGCGCGTATGAGCAACTGGTAACTGTCGCCTTTCAGGCACGCTCGCAACAAACTGTGGTACGCCTGAAAGCACCGACCTGTGCGATTCGCTGGCTGGTGCCGCGGTTGGTGAATCTGGAACAACGCTATCCGGAATTACAGGTGGCATTGACGACCACCACCGATCACACCATTAACTTCAAAACAGAACCTTATGACGCGGCGATTGTGTTTGGCACCCAATTAAGCGCCGGGGATCTGCTGTTTGAGGAGGCGTTAACGCCAGTGATTAGCCACGCGCTGGCGCAACGCCATGCGCTGGAAGCCGCCACATTATTGCACCCGACGCGGGATAAAACTGACTGGTCGCTGTGGCTGGCAAGGCAAAACGCTTTTCAGCCCGCCATGAGTAAAAATCAACACTTCGATACCATGGATTTAGCCATTACCGCCGCCATTCAGGGGCTGGGGATGGCCATCGCCGACGAAACGCTGGTTGCGGAAGATATCGAGGCCGGACGCTTGCTGCGCCCGTTTTCACAGAGTGTCAGAACCGGTGCCAGTTACCGCCTGGTGCTGCGGGAAACGGAGAATAAAGCCGCCGGTCTGGCGGCGTTCAGAGAGGGGTTGCTGGCGGCTAATCGAGCTTCACATGGTGGCGCATAA
- a CDS encoding pyridoxal phosphate-dependent aminotransferase, whose protein sequence is MTLRTPVKTRSKLPDVGTTIFTVIGQLSAEHNAINLSQGAPNFPCDPQLIAGVTRAMQANHNQYASMTGLRLLKERIAQKISELYRTDYDVDSEILITASASEGLYSAISGLVHPGDEVIYFEPSFDSYAPIVRLQGATPVAIKLTVPDFAVNWNEVRAAITPRTRMIIVNTPHNPSGQVFSRADLEQLAAITRHTDIVILSDEVYEHVVFDGEPHHGMATHPQLAERSVIISSFGKTYHVTGWRVGYCVAPAELMDEICKVHQFLMFSADTPMQYAFADHMRDPQGWLSLAAFYQRKRDLLQTLLAESPFRLLPSAGSFFLLADYSHFSDETDSEMVKRLIIDCGVATIPLSAFYTDGTDNKLIRLSFAKDEATLRAGAQALCRVKPR, encoded by the coding sequence ATGACTCTGCGTACCCCGGTGAAAACTCGCTCTAAATTACCCGATGTCGGCACCACCATTTTTACCGTTATCGGCCAGCTTTCCGCCGAACATAATGCGATTAACCTTTCTCAGGGCGCGCCCAACTTTCCTTGCGATCCGCAACTGATTGCCGGGGTGACGCGCGCCATGCAAGCCAATCATAACCAGTATGCGTCGATGACCGGGCTGCGCCTGTTAAAAGAGCGGATTGCGCAGAAAATCAGCGAACTGTACCGCACAGATTACGACGTGGACAGTGAAATTCTTATCACCGCAAGCGCCAGCGAAGGGTTGTATTCCGCTATCAGCGGGCTGGTGCATCCAGGTGATGAAGTGATTTACTTTGAACCCTCATTCGACAGCTACGCGCCCATTGTCCGTTTACAGGGCGCAACGCCTGTAGCTATCAAACTGACGGTGCCGGATTTCGCGGTGAACTGGAACGAAGTGCGCGCGGCAATCACACCGCGCACGCGCATGATCATTGTGAATACGCCGCACAACCCCAGCGGGCAGGTGTTTTCCCGCGCCGATCTTGAGCAACTGGCGGCGATTACCCGGCATACTGATATTGTGATCCTCTCCGATGAAGTCTACGAACATGTGGTGTTCGACGGCGAACCGCATCACGGCATGGCAACGCATCCGCAACTGGCGGAGCGCAGCGTGATTATCTCGTCGTTTGGCAAGACCTATCATGTGACAGGCTGGCGCGTGGGATATTGCGTTGCGCCTGCGGAACTGATGGATGAGATCTGCAAAGTACATCAGTTTTTGATGTTTTCCGCCGATACACCCATGCAGTACGCCTTTGCCGATCATATGCGTGACCCGCAAGGCTGGCTGTCGCTGGCGGCGTTTTACCAGCGTAAACGCGACCTTTTGCAAACATTGCTCGCTGAGTCGCCGTTTCGCCTGCTACCCAGCGCCGGATCGTTTTTCCTGCTGGCGGATTACAGCCACTTCAGCGATGAAACTGACAGCGAGATGGTAAAAAGGCTGATTATTGATTGCGGTGTCGCCACTATTCCGTTGTCGGCGTTTTATACCGATGGTACAGATAACAAGTTGATCCGCCTCTCTTTTGCAAAAGACGAGGCCACATTAAGAGCAGGCGCGCAGGCCCTGTGTCGTGTTAAGCCACGCTAA